CCACCACGCAGACCTCCATCTCCGGGCACTGCTCCAGCAGCTCCAGGCCGATGGTGCCCTGCCCCGCCATGATGGCGTCGTCGTCGAAGGGATGGATGAGCGTGAGGCCGCGCTCGTCGCGCAGCTCAAGCGCGCGCGCCATCGCTTCGTCGTAGACGGATCCGTGGAGCACCACCTCCGCGCCGAAGCGGCGGGTGTTCGAAACCTTCACCAGCGGCGTGCGCTCCGGCATCACGATGGTGGCGGGGATGCCCAGCCGCTGCGCGTGGCAGGCCACGCCCTGCGCGTGGTTGCCCGCGCTGGCCGCGATCACCCCACGGCGCCGCTCGTCGTCCGAGAGCGCGAGCATGCGGTTCAGCGCGCCGCGCTCCTTGAACGAGCCGGTGCGCTGCAGGTTCTCGAACTTGAACCACGCGTGGCCGCCGAACATCTCCCCGAACGTCTC
Above is a genomic segment from Longimicrobiaceae bacterium containing:
- a CDS encoding threonine/serine dehydratase, giving the protein MLRFEDITAARERIAGQVVVTPCTPSETFGEMFGGHAWFKFENLQRTGSFKERGALNRMLALSDDERRRGVIAASAGNHAQGVACHAQRLGIPATIVMPERTPLVKVSNTRRFGAEVVLHGSVYDEAMARALELRDERGLTLIHPFDDDAIMAGQGTIGLELLEQCPEMEVCVV